DNA sequence from the Geoalkalibacter ferrihydriticus DSM 17813 genome:
GAGGCTCTGACATGAAATCGCAGCCGACCCCTGTTTCGACCAAAGATCAAGCTCTGTGCCAGACCCACAGCCCTTCGGGGTTTCTCACCCTGGGTCTGTGCTCCCTACTGTTGGGCCTCTATCAAGCCGGCCTGATCGCTCATCCGGCGCTGGTCGCCGTGGGCTTCGTTTACGGCGGCCTGAGTCAGGCGGTTACGGGCGTCCACGAATGGCGTCACGGCAACGCCTTCGGCGCCGCGGCGTTCGTTTCCTGCGGGCTGTTCTGGCTTTCGTTGCTGCCGATCCTGGTTCTGCCCGGTGCAGGAATCGGGCAACCTTTCGAGACCTTTGCCAGCGTCCCCTACCTCATCATGTGGAGCCTGTTCATCGGCATATTGGCCCACGGTGCTGGACAGGTGCAGAAATTCACCGGACTGCTTTTTGGTGCGTTGGCTCTGCTGCTGGCCTTCGTTGCCGCAGCGCTGGTGTGGGAACCTTTCGCCCTGCGCCAAGCGGCTTGCCTGATTGGGGTCGGCACCGGTTTGCTGGCCACCTACAAAGGGCTGTCCTTGCAGACGCTGCGCTTCACGCGCAGGGGCTCTCTGGCTGCTTAACTCTTCAGCCGCGACGCCCGACAGTGCCGCAGGGTGCCTGCTGAACAGTTACCTGGCCGCATAGAGACATCAGAAATCAGGCTTGTTCCAACCATATTCGTAGCTCTTGAGTATGCGCCGGAAGACAATTGCGGCCTGCGTTTGCCGTCCTTCTTTAGTTGACAATCAGGCAGGCGACAGATATTGTTAAAACATGTTTTTAGCAATATCTGCCCCAGGATCCCCTTCTTTCATGCCGTCGACGCAAGTCAGTCGGCGAAATGAAGGGACAGGGCAAGGAGATTCTCCATGAACGCCAAACTCAGTCAACACATGACGTTGCTCGGGCTTTGCTCCGTCGCCTTTTATGGGGTTATGCTTGCCTCGGGAAAGCTCTCCATTGAGGTCATGCCTCAGTTTCTCATTTCAGCGGCGATTTTTCTGATGTCGGGCCATGTGATGCGCAAAGCCG
Encoded proteins:
- a CDS encoding acetate uptake transporter, which produces MKSQPTPVSTKDQALCQTHSPSGFLTLGLCSLLLGLYQAGLIAHPALVAVGFVYGGLSQAVTGVHEWRHGNAFGAAAFVSCGLFWLSLLPILVLPGAGIGQPFETFASVPYLIMWSLFIGILAHGAGQVQKFTGLLFGALALLLAFVAAALVWEPFALRQAACLIGVGTGLLATYKGLSLQTLRFTRRGSLAA